The following coding sequences are from one Massilia sp. H6 window:
- a CDS encoding ParA family protein: MAMKSVVFANQKGGIGKTTSSRHQYWHFVERGMRTLGIDLDIQGNFTRTLLNMGAANGIALPVDEFGRPKLPEGVLRASGLFEADNSDQPLQVGPNAFLIGADPGMLDVEREDLDEVVAAGQKRLAELAQDYDVAIIDTGPSVSGLLVVALSVADFAVSPCKPDRDAIEGLMGFFTNVRRVAERGTNPKLASLGVLPNQIDRKRAFHRDTLDEMRATWGDGVLPVDLPERAAIDVAKDRPVWRTEAGTMSRSVAAKEMVAVCTCISNRMGL; encoded by the coding sequence ATGGCGATGAAAAGTGTAGTGTTTGCCAATCAAAAAGGTGGCATTGGCAAAACGACAAGCTCCCGGCACCAGTATTGGCATTTCGTCGAGAGGGGGATGCGCACCCTGGGTATCGACCTGGATATCCAAGGTAACTTCACCCGTACCTTGTTGAACATGGGCGCAGCGAACGGGATCGCACTGCCAGTGGACGAGTTCGGCCGGCCCAAGCTGCCAGAGGGCGTTCTACGCGCGTCTGGGCTGTTTGAGGCGGACAACAGTGATCAGCCGCTCCAAGTAGGGCCAAACGCATTCCTGATCGGCGCCGATCCGGGCATGCTCGACGTCGAGCGTGAAGACTTGGACGAAGTAGTCGCCGCAGGCCAGAAGCGCTTGGCCGAACTCGCACAGGACTACGACGTCGCCATTATCGACACCGGGCCGTCCGTGTCGGGTCTGCTCGTCGTGGCCCTGTCAGTGGCCGACTTTGCCGTGTCGCCGTGCAAGCCCGACCGCGATGCCATCGAAGGATTGATGGGGTTCTTCACCAATGTGCGACGAGTCGCCGAGCGTGGGACGAATCCGAAGCTTGCTTCGCTTGGTGTTCTTCCAAATCAGATCGACCGCAAACGGGCGTTTCATCGAGACACGCTAGACGAAATGCGTGCGACCTGGGGTGACGGTGTATTGCCTGTCGATCTCCCTGAGCGGGCCGCCATCGATGTCGCGAAGGATCGTCCCGTGTGGCGCACCGAAGCCGGCACCATGAGCCGCAGCGTCGCAGCCAAAGAGATGGTCGCGGTGTGCACATGCATTTCAAACCGAATGGGCTTGTAA
- a CDS encoding HAMP domain-containing sensor histidine kinase, whose product MAIIPLMLMALGELVYLLNSSPYEARQDLREHGEILAAAVAENSEYGLTSGNLKDLERVVRSLVIADKWIYKIEVLDANGTLKVAVRSKETRQSDGGVFGARVYRRALPVDDFGRDDAPHFAGEQQERAETTEMIGEVRVILSQQQAETKQQRRILSQLFLLAVVVFTSVWVATLLGKALHRPMDTAIRALRDIRGGDYAVQLDVDDGGEVGELLDAINEMSGSLDEAKRNLERKVQARTRDLEASRNEALKADAEKRRLIQKVDSAVEDERKSIAIEIHDELNAALLGARYSSRRILDMVAASPPTAESAVIRESAESIIKVTSELYTSARKIVRRLRPEVLDMLGLEGAVEEMLQTYEAAPGAPAFTLKSTGDVGQVEGALAIAAYRLIQECVSNVVKHAQAAEVIVMVQVRDQGDERALRLAVIDDGVGFDPDKVQEGIGLIGMKERVYAFAGKLELKTGPGAGTHVEILLPLAPSDAKMHAI is encoded by the coding sequence ATGGCCATCATCCCGCTGATGCTGATGGCGCTCGGCGAGCTGGTGTACCTCCTCAATTCCAGCCCGTACGAGGCCAGGCAGGACCTGCGCGAGCACGGGGAGATCCTGGCCGCAGCGGTCGCCGAGAACAGCGAATACGGGCTTACCTCGGGCAACCTAAAGGACTTGGAGCGGGTCGTGCGCAGCCTTGTGATAGCGGACAAGTGGATCTACAAGATCGAGGTGTTGGATGCCAACGGCACGCTGAAAGTGGCGGTGCGGTCAAAGGAGACGCGCCAGTCCGACGGGGGCGTGTTCGGCGCCCGCGTTTATCGCCGTGCGTTGCCGGTCGATGATTTCGGGCGCGACGACGCGCCGCATTTCGCCGGCGAGCAGCAAGAAAGGGCCGAGACGACGGAGATGATCGGCGAGGTCCGCGTGATCCTGTCCCAGCAGCAGGCGGAAACCAAGCAGCAGCGGCGGATCCTCTCCCAGTTGTTCCTGCTGGCCGTGGTGGTGTTCACAAGCGTCTGGGTCGCCACGTTGCTGGGCAAGGCCCTGCATCGCCCGATGGATACCGCCATACGCGCACTGCGCGACATCCGCGGGGGGGACTATGCGGTACAACTCGACGTCGACGACGGCGGCGAAGTGGGCGAGCTCCTGGACGCCATCAACGAGATGTCCGGCAGCCTCGATGAGGCGAAGCGCAACCTGGAACGCAAGGTACAGGCGCGCACGCGCGATCTCGAGGCTTCCCGCAACGAGGCACTGAAGGCCGATGCCGAGAAGCGCAGGCTGATCCAGAAGGTGGATTCCGCAGTCGAGGACGAGCGCAAGAGTATCGCGATCGAAATCCACGACGAGCTCAACGCCGCGCTGCTTGGCGCACGGTACAGCTCCCGGCGCATCCTGGACATGGTCGCTGCGTCACCGCCTACCGCAGAAAGCGCGGTGATCCGGGAGAGTGCTGAATCGATCATCAAGGTGACATCCGAGCTGTACACCAGCGCGCGCAAAATCGTCCGGCGCCTGCGGCCGGAAGTGCTCGACATGCTCGGTCTGGAAGGCGCAGTTGAGGAAATGCTGCAGACCTATGAAGCGGCGCCAGGCGCGCCGGCCTTCACGCTCAAATCGACGGGCGACGTCGGCCAGGTCGAGGGCGCACTCGCGATCGCCGCCTATCGCCTGATCCAGGAGTGCGTGTCGAACGTGGTCAAGCACGCGCAGGCGGCGGAAGTCATTGTAATGGTTCAGGTACGCGACCAGGGGGATGAACGCGCCCTGCGTCTTGCCGTCATTGATGACGGCGTCGGTTTCGACCCGGACAAGGTCCAGGAAGGGATCGGTCTCATCGGCATGAAAGAGCGGGTGTACGCCTTCGCCGGCAAGCTCGAGCTCAAGACTGGGCCCGGGGCAGGAACGCACGTGGAAATCCTGCTCCCCCTCGCGCCCAGCGACGCCAAAATGCATGCAATCTGA
- a CDS encoding TonB-dependent siderophore receptor encodes MNRTSRLMAVGALSFFAGSQSHAGTNDDPLSDEVSIVLTPTRLKQSIADVPGSVTVITADMLDKYGVRSVPEALRLVPGMQVTQLSNSEYRINYHGTNIHAPRRLNVLIDGVSAYRSAFARVDWTALPVSIDDIQRIEVTRGPNSASYGPNSMEAIVNIITKDPHATDGAALRVTGGSRGQREAYVRYAGSLGESTRFRGSAEHSENQGFNQVTSFGHLSSFPDHDAAKTNRFSWRSTTELTPRDQLDVQLSLVNSDQEQIASDQYQTTFPDVRLKENDLSVTWRHTVSASQEFRVQAYQSEHKNREAWIECVPAFAFLPELGALWKANPDYVRAIIAGVQPRGGTAQDNALALQALLAIRLRGAAALQTTCGDANNDYRERRRDIELQHTYVVSNSLRLVSGLGLRRDEAVSQTYLGGTVANTTWRAFVNAEYRPFDSTSLNAGGFYQKDKLTGSSVSPRLALNQRLNANNTIRFVVSRADRMPDIIEQRADWSYLTTNMTPPINSSGSAYFAQTAQAAGNLTAEKMLSREVGYSGNFPQYGLMLDAKLFDDEMSRLISERLTLDSFNPTNNGEVRLRGAEVQADLDLANGWSGHAGYTRLNNRSNTPMERTQYSKNSALLGLARKFDSGWRAGLSVYWASGEPGAQSRYGRQDLRVSKSFRVGSRATVTPVFSVSHLSDRLTSAVYDVDRVLVNGYSDSTRFAASLRVSY; translated from the coding sequence ATGAATCGAACTTCTCGCCTGATGGCGGTCGGTGCGCTCTCGTTTTTCGCCGGCAGCCAGTCCCACGCAGGGACAAACGATGACCCTCTGTCGGACGAGGTCTCGATTGTGCTCACGCCCACCCGGCTGAAGCAGTCAATCGCAGACGTACCGGGAAGTGTGACGGTCATCACTGCGGACATGCTCGACAAGTATGGGGTGCGTTCGGTACCGGAGGCGCTGCGCCTGGTGCCCGGCATGCAGGTAACGCAGCTGTCGAACAGCGAGTACCGTATCAACTACCACGGGACGAATATCCACGCGCCGCGGCGCCTGAACGTGCTGATCGACGGTGTTTCGGCGTATCGTTCGGCGTTCGCACGCGTGGACTGGACCGCCTTGCCGGTGTCGATTGACGACATTCAGCGCATCGAGGTGACGCGGGGCCCAAACAGCGCGTCCTACGGCCCGAATTCGATGGAGGCAATCGTCAACATCATCACGAAGGATCCGCATGCGACCGACGGCGCGGCACTGCGCGTTACCGGCGGATCACGCGGGCAGCGAGAGGCGTACGTACGCTACGCGGGCAGTCTGGGGGAATCGACGCGATTCCGGGGCTCGGCGGAGCACTCGGAGAACCAGGGGTTCAATCAAGTGACCAGTTTCGGCCACCTGTCCAGCTTCCCCGACCACGACGCGGCAAAAACCAACCGGTTCAGCTGGCGGTCGACGACCGAGCTGACCCCGCGCGATCAACTGGACGTGCAGCTGTCGCTGGTGAACAGCGATCAGGAGCAAATCGCAAGCGATCAGTACCAGACCACGTTCCCGGACGTCCGGCTTAAGGAAAACGACCTGAGTGTCACGTGGCGGCACACGGTGTCGGCGAGCCAGGAATTCAGGGTGCAGGCTTACCAGTCCGAACACAAGAACCGTGAGGCGTGGATCGAGTGCGTTCCCGCCTTTGCGTTCCTGCCCGAGCTTGGCGCCTTGTGGAAAGCGAACCCGGATTATGTGCGGGCAATCATCGCCGGCGTCCAACCACGCGGCGGCACAGCTCAGGACAATGCCCTGGCATTGCAGGCCCTGCTTGCGATCCGGCTGCGCGGCGCCGCCGCGCTTCAAACGACGTGCGGTGACGCCAACAATGACTACCGCGAGCGCCGACGGGACATCGAGCTGCAGCACACTTATGTTGTCTCGAATTCGTTGCGCCTGGTCAGCGGGTTGGGCCTGCGCCGCGATGAAGCGGTGAGCCAGACCTACCTCGGCGGCACAGTGGCGAATACGACCTGGCGGGCCTTCGTGAACGCCGAGTATCGGCCGTTCGATTCCACGAGCCTCAACGCCGGCGGGTTTTACCAGAAGGACAAGCTGACCGGTTCGTCCGTATCGCCGCGCCTGGCGCTCAACCAGCGCTTGAACGCCAACAATACCATTCGCTTTGTGGTCTCGCGGGCCGACCGCATGCCCGACATCATCGAGCAACGCGCGGACTGGTCGTACCTGACGACGAACATGACGCCTCCCATCAATTCTTCCGGTTCGGCCTATTTCGCTCAGACCGCGCAGGCGGCAGGCAATCTCACGGCCGAAAAAATGCTGTCGCGCGAGGTCGGTTATAGCGGGAACTTCCCGCAATACGGTTTGATGCTCGACGCCAAGCTGTTCGACGATGAGATGTCCAGGCTGATTTCAGAACGTCTGACCCTGGATTCCTTCAACCCGACGAACAATGGCGAGGTGCGGCTGCGCGGCGCCGAAGTGCAGGCGGACCTGGACCTGGCGAACGGCTGGAGCGGCCACGCAGGCTACACACGCCTCAATAACCGCAGCAATACTCCGATGGAGCGGACCCAGTATTCGAAGAACAGCGCATTGCTCGGATTGGCACGCAAGTTCGACAGCGGCTGGCGCGCCGGCCTGTCGGTGTACTGGGCGAGTGGGGAACCCGGCGCGCAAAGTCGCTACGGCCGCCAGGACCTGAGGGTGTCGAAATCTTTCCGCGTCGGTTCACGCGCTACCGTTACCCCGGTGTTCTCGGTGAGTCACCTGAGCGACCGGCTTACCTCAGCGGTGTACGACGTCGACCGCGTGCTGGTCAACGGCTATTCCGACTCCACGCGCTTCGCTGCCTCGCTGCGCGTGTCCTACTGA
- a CDS encoding DsbC family protein: MWLSSWPGQAPPPESTSKFSTEDTMRALLFALILTCCTQARADFLQDLHTKYPQTKDAVVKKAFGDFYSVVRGNEVIYINEDFSVLINGDVVDLKSGRSLTTSLREANRPKFDPADLHESDAIQVGSGARRIFVFSDPDCPFCRQLQGELGKLQNVSVYMLPLPLTSLHPNAASLSEHIWCAGDRAAAWNGYLLRGVKPVEKNCPNPLQRNAALAAKYRVLGTPAIVFEDGSVIPGAVPASAIEARLAALVKK; this comes from the coding sequence ATGTGGCTCTCGAGCTGGCCCGGCCAGGCGCCGCCACCGGAATCGACGTCAAAATTCTCTACTGAGGACACCATGCGCGCACTTCTTTTCGCTCTCATCCTGACCTGCTGCACGCAGGCCCGTGCCGATTTCCTGCAGGACCTGCATACGAAATATCCCCAGACGAAGGACGCGGTGGTCAAGAAGGCCTTCGGCGACTTCTATTCCGTGGTGCGGGGTAACGAGGTCATCTATATCAACGAGGATTTTTCGGTGCTCATCAACGGCGATGTCGTCGACCTGAAGTCAGGCCGTTCGTTGACGACCAGCCTGCGCGAAGCGAACCGTCCAAAATTCGACCCGGCCGACCTGCACGAATCGGACGCGATCCAGGTCGGCAGCGGGGCGCGCCGGATCTTCGTGTTCTCCGATCCGGACTGCCCGTTCTGCCGCCAGCTTCAGGGCGAGCTGGGCAAGCTGCAAAACGTGTCGGTCTACATGCTCCCGCTGCCCCTGACGAGTCTGCACCCGAACGCCGCGAGTCTTTCCGAGCACATCTGGTGTGCAGGCGACCGCGCCGCGGCATGGAACGGCTATCTCCTGCGCGGTGTGAAGCCGGTCGAAAAAAACTGTCCCAATCCGCTCCAGCGCAATGCCGCACTCGCAGCGAAATACCGGGTATTGGGCACGCCGGCGATCGTATTCGAAGACGGGTCCGTGATTCCAGGCGCCGTTCCCGCGTCGGCCATCGAAGCGCGCCTGGCGGCATTGGTGAAAAAATGA
- a CDS encoding lytic transglycosylase domain-containing protein, whose amino-acid sequence MARYLIALGLLLLAVGARGECFDRAAARFRLDADLLRAMAEQESNNRADAIGPLLADGNRALGKMQVNTVHLPELERHRVTKQDLLTECGSVFVGAWIFARYASQAGDTWTGVGFYNTGPKSKDVDAQARYIAAVRRRYERIKRARAQGMYAPRPRELVHAARTMKTWESQ is encoded by the coding sequence ATGGCTCGCTACCTGATCGCCCTTGGGCTTTTGCTCCTCGCCGTAGGAGCGCGGGGCGAATGCTTCGACCGGGCAGCTGCGCGGTTCAGGTTGGACGCCGACCTGTTGCGCGCCATGGCCGAGCAGGAATCGAACAACCGCGCGGACGCGATCGGCCCTCTACTGGCCGACGGCAATCGCGCACTAGGAAAAATGCAGGTGAATACCGTGCATTTGCCCGAACTCGAACGGCACCGCGTAACCAAGCAGGATCTGCTCACCGAATGCGGGAGCGTGTTCGTCGGCGCCTGGATCTTCGCGCGCTACGCAAGCCAGGCCGGTGATACGTGGACTGGGGTGGGCTTCTACAACACAGGACCGAAATCGAAAGATGTCGACGCACAGGCCCGGTATATCGCTGCCGTGCGCCGCCGTTACGAACGCATCAAGCGCGCCAGGGCGCAGGGTATGTATGCGCCGCGCCCGCGCGAACTCGTGCACGCAGCCCGAACCATGAAAACGTGGGAGAGCCAATGA
- a CDS encoding transcriptional regulator KorA translates to MKLKRLTLEDFDRLAEGTRLQDRTRQLAREVLVDGETPSDVAARAGMTKQRVGLAVGVIEKAYFADQGGGLGWVSMEMELPERVALQLDELAKALKASGDQAKLEQASEIVMAAVSKARKLLN, encoded by the coding sequence ATGAAACTGAAGCGACTGACTCTCGAAGACTTCGACCGCCTGGCCGAAGGCACCCGTTTGCAGGACCGTACCCGCCAGCTCGCACGAGAGGTCCTGGTCGACGGCGAGACGCCTTCTGACGTGGCTGCGCGCGCAGGCATGACAAAGCAACGCGTGGGCCTGGCGGTAGGAGTCATCGAAAAAGCATACTTCGCGGACCAGGGAGGGGGGCTCGGCTGGGTTTCCATGGAAATGGAACTGCCCGAGCGGGTCGCGCTGCAGCTTGACGAGCTGGCCAAGGCGCTGAAGGCGTCCGGCGATCAAGCCAAACTCGAGCAAGCCTCCGAAATCGTCATGGCCGCCGTGTCAAAGGCGCGCAAGCTGCTCAACTAG
- a CDS encoding response regulator transcription factor, with product MNEKLRRTTVLLADDHQIVRTGIATSLEKSGIDVVGQAKAAEEVVPMYQQLTPDVVLLDMRFGEKMTGFDVAADLLAADRKARIVFCSQFDQHTLIKRTYDIGALAFVNKDCEESELADAVQHAREGKLYFQPRIADRMAKLQVRGEQTPFSSLSDRELEITKLMAKGMTIAEIAEDQKLSVKTVANASMAIKEKLGITRPAELTMLAAKHHLIEL from the coding sequence TTGAACGAGAAGCTGAGGCGAACGACCGTGCTGCTTGCCGATGACCACCAGATCGTGCGGACCGGGATTGCGACGTCGCTTGAAAAGTCCGGTATCGATGTGGTCGGCCAAGCCAAGGCCGCGGAAGAGGTCGTGCCGATGTATCAGCAGTTGACGCCCGACGTCGTCCTGCTGGATATGCGCTTTGGCGAGAAAATGACCGGGTTCGACGTGGCGGCAGACCTGCTCGCGGCCGACCGGAAGGCGCGTATCGTCTTTTGCAGCCAGTTCGATCAGCACACCCTCATCAAACGGACCTATGACATCGGCGCCCTCGCTTTCGTGAACAAGGACTGCGAGGAGAGCGAGCTGGCGGACGCGGTGCAGCATGCGCGCGAGGGGAAGCTGTACTTCCAGCCACGCATCGCCGACCGGATGGCCAAGCTACAGGTGCGGGGCGAACAGACCCCGTTCTCGTCGCTCAGCGATCGGGAGCTGGAGATCACCAAACTGATGGCCAAGGGGATGACCATCGCTGAGATCGCCGAGGACCAGAAGCTGTCGGTCAAGACCGTCGCGAACGCGAGCATGGCGATCAAGGAAAAGCTCGGAATCACGCGCCCGGCCGAACTGACGATGCTGGCGGCGAAGCACCACCTCATCGAACTCTGA
- a CDS encoding ParB/RepB/Spo0J family partition protein has translation MTKKNRSLGLQQYTGVVQGATQRTPDARIKVNLIDVEAQVRTQFDEQAQSELDASVKAQGVIQPVVLLAKPDGRYRLVAGERRLRSTLNNGIDDIPAVIRSNLEPWEIRRIQVSENAERDDITPHDEARAVSEDVANYGVPKTMEIWNRSEGWVSKRTSVSNYAEPLKQLLKDRVLRDLEVAGSLNQIYDLDKQEFARLEKRVREGLPLSREEARGKVQQVKEWLNEAKQREERRQSLGQQAGRNKGTSQAGAGQKTSPKDGAASERQPDTKSAAAVSSIDVTTTATSHSTRPAPDAQVNPGAKEPASGATAAAPAISNEQALVLEQMVTLFQNGLANRELIKDVQDELLELGADMNQTEWAMWSLYQTVALPLLAALGETRAQRYLQRTIADLRNAKPQALWEALHPATDGKASDDWTAARTPVAPMPKGWRF, from the coding sequence ATGACTAAGAAAAACAGAAGTCTTGGATTGCAACAGTACACAGGCGTCGTCCAGGGCGCGACCCAACGTACGCCTGATGCTCGCATCAAGGTTAATTTAATCGATGTCGAAGCTCAGGTACGAACCCAGTTCGACGAGCAAGCCCAATCCGAACTCGATGCGTCAGTCAAGGCGCAGGGCGTCATCCAGCCCGTCGTGCTGCTGGCGAAACCGGACGGTCGGTACCGCCTGGTCGCCGGCGAACGACGCCTGCGCTCGACGCTGAACAACGGTATCGACGACATCCCCGCCGTGATCCGGAGTAATCTCGAACCGTGGGAGATCCGCCGGATCCAGGTGTCGGAGAACGCCGAACGCGACGACATTACCCCGCATGATGAAGCGCGCGCGGTCAGCGAGGACGTTGCGAACTACGGTGTTCCGAAAACGATGGAGATCTGGAACCGTTCAGAGGGCTGGGTCAGCAAACGTACCTCGGTCTCCAACTACGCGGAACCATTAAAGCAGCTACTGAAGGACCGGGTTCTCCGCGATCTTGAAGTGGCGGGCAGCCTGAATCAGATTTACGACCTGGACAAACAGGAATTCGCCCGTCTCGAAAAGCGCGTGCGCGAAGGGCTTCCGCTGTCGCGCGAAGAAGCCCGCGGCAAGGTACAGCAGGTCAAGGAATGGCTGAATGAAGCCAAGCAGCGTGAAGAACGCCGGCAGAGCCTTGGCCAACAGGCGGGGCGGAACAAGGGCACATCGCAGGCCGGAGCCGGGCAAAAGACATCGCCGAAGGACGGCGCCGCGTCCGAACGCCAGCCCGACACCAAGTCGGCAGCCGCTGTTTCCAGCATCGACGTCACCACCACGGCAACTTCGCATTCCACTCGACCGGCGCCCGACGCACAGGTCAATCCAGGTGCGAAGGAGCCTGCGTCCGGCGCTACGGCCGCTGCGCCCGCGATCAGCAACGAACAAGCCTTGGTACTCGAGCAAATGGTCACGCTGTTCCAGAACGGCCTCGCCAACCGTGAGCTCATTAAGGACGTCCAGGATGAGTTGCTGGAACTGGGTGCCGACATGAACCAGACGGAGTGGGCAATGTGGAGTCTGTACCAGACGGTCGCGCTCCCGCTTCTGGCCGCCCTCGGCGAGACGCGCGCGCAGCGCTACCTGCAGCGCACTATCGCCGATCTGCGGAACGCGAAACCGCAGGCTTTGTGGGAAGCACTGCACCCGGCCACGGACGGAAAAGCCTCCGATGACTGGACCGCGGCCCGCACTCCCGTCGCGCCGATGCCGAAAGGCTGGCGTTTCTAG
- a CDS encoding conjugal transfer protein, translating to MIRHVLAWMFLAAPLVAQPEDLGTRGRTAPVDRDAREQMKDRIRQKEASGELARFWADYRNKVVDAIKRPAPLGVPTDARLRTELHQLRFVMPQDYRDESGRVVVRRGTVIEPLKIQPLTTGLIFIDGRDEAQVQYALAAGRRERLKIVLTAGSPYDLRVRFKDVTWNGMPTVPFYFDQRKLIINQLQRLYGIQLRSVPAKLTQQGAQLQIEFGMRK from the coding sequence ATGATTCGCCATGTGTTGGCCTGGATGTTCCTGGCGGCGCCCTTGGTGGCCCAACCGGAGGACTTAGGAACCCGCGGACGGACCGCCCCGGTCGACCGTGATGCGCGCGAACAGATGAAGGACAGGATCCGGCAAAAGGAAGCGAGCGGGGAGCTTGCCCGCTTTTGGGCGGACTACCGCAACAAGGTGGTCGATGCGATCAAGCGGCCGGCGCCTCTCGGGGTTCCTACCGACGCCCGTCTGCGGACGGAGCTGCACCAGCTGCGTTTCGTCATGCCCCAGGACTACCGCGACGAGAGCGGCCGCGTGGTCGTGCGACGCGGCACCGTCATCGAGCCGCTCAAGATCCAGCCGCTGACGACAGGCTTGATCTTCATCGACGGTCGCGACGAGGCGCAAGTCCAGTACGCACTGGCCGCGGGCCGGCGCGAGCGGCTCAAAATCGTCCTGACTGCCGGGTCGCCGTACGACTTGCGCGTGCGCTTCAAGGACGTGACCTGGAACGGCATGCCGACGGTGCCGTTCTACTTCGACCAACGGAAGCTGATCATCAACCAGCTGCAGCGCCTGTACGGCATCCAGCTTCGCAGCGTGCCGGCGAAGCTCACCCAGCAGGGAGCACAACTGCAGATCGAATTCGGGATGCGCAAATGA
- a CDS encoding DUF5658 family protein codes for MKTPDPVLQRSERRLLAFMCILLALLQVLDLHSSLHAAGEGRSETNPLILWLVAHVGFSPAVVAFKAAALAVLAAYYHVVSGFNRMLWPSISLIPVCAAYVAVVLNNYS; via the coding sequence GTGAAGACCCCCGATCCTGTACTGCAGCGCTCCGAACGTCGATTGCTCGCGTTCATGTGCATTCTGTTGGCACTGCTTCAGGTTCTCGACCTGCACAGCAGTCTGCATGCTGCCGGCGAGGGGCGTTCGGAAACCAATCCCTTGATCCTGTGGCTGGTCGCGCACGTCGGCTTCAGCCCGGCTGTCGTGGCGTTCAAGGCGGCCGCACTCGCGGTCCTGGCTGCGTACTACCACGTGGTGAGCGGCTTCAACCGGATGTTGTGGCCGTCGATTTCGCTTATCCCCGTTTGCGCCGCTTATGTTGCGGTCGTGCTGAACAACTATTCGTAG
- a CDS encoding CPBP family intramembrane glutamic endopeptidase, producing the protein MSLSLEFILTFGTLAAAAVALWVPAPEMRGSRTWLWVPLLTLACLAGVVTGFLTWQAPCWLALFAAVATAAKQSSNRWVRVPLLALTWLAPLLFAAHRFPGFMNPVLAEQLRFSADASAYTIRTNFDTAAVGVILAGVFCSRISKAEDWLHMLRRVWPVIVSTLVVVLGLGVILGFVRPDFKWTPYSAFFLGTNLLFTCVTEEAYFRGFTYAGLAAAMSKWRFGAVVAAAISSVLFGIAHVKGGPLLIFLATVAGLHYAAAYAVCKRVEGAIVTHFALNAVHFVAFTYPNLSS; encoded by the coding sequence ATGTCGCTCAGCTTGGAGTTCATCCTGACCTTCGGCACCCTGGCCGCTGCTGCCGTGGCTTTGTGGGTACCCGCACCGGAAATGCGGGGCTCACGCACATGGCTCTGGGTGCCGCTGCTGACCCTCGCATGCCTCGCCGGGGTCGTGACGGGATTCCTTACCTGGCAGGCTCCCTGCTGGCTCGCACTCTTTGCGGCAGTGGCCACCGCGGCAAAACAGAGCAGCAACCGCTGGGTGCGTGTGCCGTTGCTGGCCCTGACCTGGCTGGCGCCGTTGCTGTTCGCGGCGCACCGCTTCCCTGGGTTCATGAATCCCGTGCTGGCAGAGCAGCTGCGGTTCTCCGCTGACGCGTCCGCTTACACCATCCGTACCAACTTCGACACGGCCGCCGTCGGCGTCATCCTGGCTGGCGTGTTCTGTTCACGCATCAGCAAAGCCGAGGATTGGCTGCACATGCTGAGGCGGGTATGGCCGGTGATCGTGTCGACGCTCGTCGTCGTGCTTGGCCTTGGCGTCATCCTGGGTTTTGTCAGGCCGGACTTCAAATGGACACCGTACTCGGCATTCTTCCTCGGCACAAACCTGCTGTTCACTTGCGTCACGGAGGAAGCGTATTTCCGTGGATTCACGTACGCCGGTCTTGCCGCCGCGATGTCGAAGTGGCGGTTCGGGGCGGTTGTTGCCGCCGCCATTTCTTCGGTCTTGTTCGGGATCGCCCACGTCAAGGGCGGACCGTTGCTGATCTTCCTGGCCACTGTGGCCGGGTTGCACTACGCAGCGGCTTATGCCGTCTGCAAACGCGTCGAGGGAGCGATCGTGACCCATTTCGCGCTCAATGCAGTTCACTTCGTCGCATTTACCTACCCTAACTTGTCAAGCTAA